From a single Microbacterium terrisoli genomic region:
- a CDS encoding alpha/beta hydrolase, which translates to MTRRIARALTTITASAALVLTGSLAAQAAPLQAPSAPTATHYSGDLSDGATWIADKPAHWNGVLVLYSHGFGPLAPVDAPDPTTKQALLDSGYALVGSSYSGPSLWALASAVDDQFASLSAAKKVIGQPEHVLALGTSMGGLISAQEAERGDGRIDGALTTCGLLGGGVNLNNYQLDGEHAIAQLLATDPDIKLVDYANFDEAQAATAALSDAVTAGQQTAEGRARIALAAALLQVPDWFRGDQPPTSFAEQEAQEAAWLPPMLQFVISGRPWIEASAGGNASWNVGVDYAQLIRQSAHYPQVRALYREAGLNLDADLAKLTRTADITPDTNALASLTATSTLTGRITVPELTMHTISDQLAPITYENLYRDQVVKTGNGHLLRQAFTQSIGHCNFTPAEIVGALNTVHQRVVSGHWPSTTAQALTRAADATGFGDSSFIHYKPAKFINARTYTVAGATLVR; encoded by the coding sequence ATGACCAGAAGGATCGCACGCGCCCTCACCACGATCACCGCCTCGGCGGCCCTCGTGCTCACCGGAAGCCTGGCCGCCCAGGCAGCCCCCCTCCAAGCCCCGAGTGCGCCGACGGCGACGCACTACAGCGGCGACCTTTCCGACGGCGCGACCTGGATCGCCGACAAGCCCGCACATTGGAACGGCGTGCTGGTGCTGTACAGTCACGGCTTCGGCCCGCTTGCTCCGGTCGATGCCCCCGACCCCACGACGAAGCAGGCGCTGCTGGACTCCGGCTACGCGCTGGTCGGATCCTCCTACAGCGGCCCGTCCCTGTGGGCTCTGGCATCCGCCGTGGACGACCAGTTCGCCTCGCTGAGCGCCGCGAAGAAGGTCATCGGCCAACCCGAGCACGTCCTGGCGCTCGGCACCTCGATGGGCGGGCTCATCAGCGCACAGGAGGCCGAGCGCGGCGACGGCCGCATCGACGGGGCGCTGACCACCTGCGGCCTGCTCGGCGGCGGCGTCAACCTGAACAACTATCAGCTGGACGGCGAGCATGCCATCGCGCAGCTGCTGGCCACCGACCCCGACATCAAGCTCGTCGACTACGCCAACTTCGACGAGGCACAGGCCGCCACAGCGGCGCTGTCAGACGCCGTGACCGCCGGGCAGCAGACCGCCGAAGGCCGCGCGCGCATCGCCTTGGCCGCCGCCCTCCTGCAGGTGCCCGACTGGTTCCGCGGCGACCAGCCGCCCACGTCGTTCGCCGAGCAGGAGGCACAGGAGGCCGCGTGGCTGCCGCCGATGCTGCAGTTCGTCATCTCCGGACGCCCCTGGATCGAGGCATCCGCGGGCGGCAACGCCTCGTGGAACGTGGGCGTGGACTATGCCCAGCTCATCCGCCAGTCGGCGCACTACCCGCAGGTCCGCGCGCTCTACCGCGAGGCAGGACTGAACCTCGATGCGGACCTCGCCAAGCTCACCCGCACCGCGGACATCACGCCCGACACAAACGCCCTCGCGTCGTTGACGGCGACATCCACCCTCACCGGGCGGATCACGGTGCCTGAGCTGACGATGCACACCATCAGCGACCAGCTCGCCCCGATCACGTACGAGAACCTGTACCGCGACCAGGTCGTCAAGACCGGCAACGGACACCTGCTGCGGCAGGCGTTCACCCAGTCGATCGGGCACTGCAACTTCACCCCGGCCGAGATCGTCGGGGCGCTGAACACGGTGCACCAGCGGGTGGTCAGCGGCCACTGGCCGAGCACGACCGCGCAGGCGCTCACGCGTGCGGCCGATGCCACCGGCTTCGGCGACAGCAGCTTCATCCACTACAAGCCGGCGAAGTTCATCAACGCCCGCACCTACACGGTAGCCGGCGCCACGCTCGTGCGCTGA
- a CDS encoding ABC transporter substrate-binding protein, whose amino-acid sequence MKSKTLHALAALATVSVTVLALAGCSGGGGTSPSGNAGGVIKIGAVMPLTGPLAALGTGDKEAAEQTVADINKAGGIDGKKIELTVADDKTDPTESVKQFNQMAADKSYSAMLASSMTSAAAAVSSSILQYKIPTIALSPVDQYVDGSNAYAFTSPGSTKIYAAALVNYWKTQDVKNVAVAYTGTDLYGQTGAASTKQLAEAAGMKIVLSEAYDPAATDFTPLITKVVAAHPDAFVQWGSGPAPVIITKQIAGKGVPFYVTGSQASNLWLQPSGAAAEGVIGATTAALDPDALPAGAYKDLVEAVATPWRAANKNVNPPEFAYGGATAIQLLKNAIEKAGSTDRGKIRDALEQTDLLTPNGHYHYSKTDHMGLDASAIGIMIVKDGVWKATDWQIDKFKTDAPK is encoded by the coding sequence ATGAAGTCCAAGACCCTGCATGCCCTCGCTGCCCTGGCGACGGTATCCGTCACAGTCCTCGCGCTGGCCGGCTGTTCCGGCGGCGGAGGCACGTCACCGTCCGGCAACGCCGGCGGCGTCATCAAGATCGGCGCGGTCATGCCGCTGACCGGGCCGCTCGCCGCGCTCGGCACCGGTGACAAAGAGGCCGCCGAACAGACGGTGGCCGACATCAACAAGGCCGGCGGCATCGACGGCAAGAAGATCGAGCTGACCGTCGCCGACGACAAGACCGACCCGACCGAGTCCGTCAAGCAGTTCAACCAGATGGCGGCCGACAAGAGCTACTCGGCGATGCTGGCAAGCTCGATGACCTCGGCGGCCGCCGCGGTCAGCTCGAGCATCCTGCAGTACAAGATCCCCACGATCGCGCTGAGCCCGGTCGACCAGTACGTCGACGGCAGCAACGCCTACGCGTTCACCTCACCCGGCAGCACCAAGATCTACGCCGCCGCGCTGGTGAACTACTGGAAGACGCAGGACGTGAAGAACGTCGCCGTCGCCTACACCGGCACCGACCTGTACGGACAGACCGGTGCGGCCTCGACCAAGCAGCTCGCCGAGGCTGCGGGCATGAAGATCGTGCTCAGCGAGGCGTATGACCCGGCGGCCACCGACTTCACGCCGCTGATCACCAAGGTGGTCGCCGCTCACCCCGACGCGTTCGTGCAGTGGGGATCGGGCCCGGCCCCCGTCATCATCACGAAGCAGATCGCCGGCAAGGGAGTGCCCTTCTATGTCACCGGCTCGCAGGCCTCGAACCTGTGGCTGCAGCCCTCGGGCGCGGCAGCCGAAGGCGTGATCGGTGCGACCACCGCAGCGCTGGACCCTGACGCACTGCCCGCCGGAGCGTACAAGGACCTCGTCGAGGCTGTGGCGACACCGTGGCGTGCGGCCAACAAGAACGTCAACCCGCCGGAGTTCGCCTACGGCGGCGCGACGGCCATCCAGCTGCTGAAGAACGCGATCGAGAAGGCCGGTTCGACCGACCGCGGCAAGATCCGGGATGCGCTGGAGCAGACCGATCTGCTCACCCCCAACGGGCACTACCACTACTCCAAGACCGACCACATGGGTCTGGACGCCAGCGCGATCGGCATCATGATCGTCAAGGACGGCGTGTGGAAGGCCACCGACTGGCAGATCGACAAGTTCAAGACGGACGCGCCGAAGTAG
- a CDS encoding MarR family winged helix-turn-helix transcriptional regulator, protein MPDSARSTVTSATDAPPVTLLYLIKQVELAVRSRLDELATAHGITTIQYTALTVLERHPGVIAAQLARTSFVRAQSMTQLLDALERRGLVERVPDPSSRRQQRIFLTPAAHDLLDEMRQPAADIEHEMTAALTGDDVELLRELLHACRVTLAAAAS, encoded by the coding sequence ATGCCCGATAGCGCACGGTCGACCGTCACCTCGGCGACCGACGCGCCACCGGTGACCCTGTTGTACCTCATCAAGCAGGTGGAGCTCGCGGTGCGCTCCCGACTGGACGAGCTGGCCACGGCCCATGGCATCACGACGATCCAGTACACGGCGCTGACCGTGCTCGAGCGGCACCCCGGAGTGATCGCGGCGCAGCTGGCGCGCACATCGTTCGTGCGCGCGCAGAGCATGACGCAGCTGCTGGACGCGCTTGAGCGCCGTGGGCTGGTCGAGCGCGTGCCCGATCCGTCGTCGCGGCGTCAGCAGCGCATCTTCTTGACACCGGCCGCCCACGACCTGCTGGACGAGATGCGCCAACCGGCCGCCGACATCGAGCACGAGATGACGGCGGCCCTCACCGGCGACGACGTCGAACTGCTGCGTGAGCTGCTGCACGCCTGCCGCGTCACGCTGGCGGCCGCCGCGTCCTGA
- the menE gene encoding o-succinylbenzoate--CoA ligase, whose protein sequence is MLNYGIGTWVNRRAQRMREDAAIAFRDQRIGYNELDERILRLADALRTRGVQHGDRVAYLGNNHPSFVEALFATTMLGAIFVPLNTRLAAPEIEFAVDNSGAETLIFQNTLGELARAGTWSTAATRRICVGETDLPGVEDYDAVVASGAAEYRDNAVSLDDAALILYTSGTTGYPKGAVLTHGNLTWNTFNALVDYGLGSGEVVLLISPMFHVASLGMGALPILLQGGTVILREKFDPGDVLHTIESEGVTMLSGVPTTYQMIEEHPDWAATDLSSLRHLTCGGSTMPQRMLEAYEKRGLHFSCGYGMTETSPGATAMPPHMSIEKMGSSGLKQFFTDVKVVDEDGGMLPPGEVGEILVSGPNVIHEYWLRPEATAEAIVDGWLHTGDLGYLDEDGYLFVVDRLKDMIISGGENIYSAEVEGAIMQIPEVSAVALIGVPDAKWGEVPLAVATLDPGATITPADVIARLQGRLAKYKIPREVVFVDELPRTASGKIRKAELRKAYAS, encoded by the coding sequence ATGCTCAACTACGGCATCGGCACCTGGGTGAATCGGCGTGCGCAGCGCATGCGCGAAGACGCGGCGATCGCGTTCCGCGACCAGCGGATCGGCTACAACGAACTCGATGAGCGCATCCTGCGGCTCGCCGATGCCCTGCGCACGCGTGGCGTGCAGCACGGCGACCGGGTGGCCTACCTGGGCAACAACCACCCCTCGTTCGTGGAGGCGCTGTTCGCGACCACCATGCTCGGGGCGATCTTCGTGCCGCTGAACACGCGCCTGGCCGCCCCCGAGATCGAGTTCGCCGTGGACAACTCGGGCGCCGAGACCCTGATCTTCCAGAACACTCTGGGCGAGCTCGCCCGCGCGGGCACATGGTCGACGGCGGCCACCCGTCGCATCTGCGTGGGCGAGACCGATCTGCCGGGCGTGGAGGACTACGACGCAGTGGTCGCCTCGGGCGCCGCCGAATACCGCGACAACGCGGTGTCGCTCGACGATGCCGCGCTGATCCTGTACACGTCGGGGACGACCGGGTACCCGAAGGGCGCCGTGCTCACGCACGGCAACCTCACCTGGAACACGTTCAACGCGCTCGTGGACTACGGCCTGGGCTCGGGTGAGGTGGTGCTGCTCATCTCGCCGATGTTCCACGTCGCCTCGCTCGGGATGGGGGCGCTGCCGATCCTGCTGCAGGGCGGCACCGTCATCCTTCGCGAGAAGTTCGATCCCGGCGATGTGCTGCACACCATCGAGAGCGAGGGCGTCACGATGCTCTCGGGCGTGCCCACCACGTACCAGATGATCGAGGAGCACCCCGACTGGGCCGCCACCGACCTGTCGAGCCTGCGGCACCTGACCTGCGGCGGCTCGACGATGCCGCAGCGGATGCTGGAGGCCTACGAGAAGCGCGGACTGCACTTCTCCTGCGGGTACGGCATGACCGAGACCTCGCCCGGGGCGACGGCGATGCCGCCGCACATGAGCATCGAGAAGATGGGGTCTTCGGGTCTGAAGCAGTTCTTCACCGATGTGAAGGTCGTCGACGAAGACGGCGGGATGCTGCCGCCCGGCGAGGTCGGCGAGATCCTGGTGAGCGGGCCGAACGTGATCCACGAGTACTGGCTGCGGCCGGAGGCCACGGCCGAGGCGATCGTCGACGGCTGGCTGCACACCGGAGACCTCGGCTACCTCGACGAGGACGGATACCTGTTCGTGGTGGACCGCCTCAAGGACATGATCATCTCCGGCGGCGAGAACATCTACTCCGCCGAGGTGGAGGGCGCGATCATGCAGATCCCGGAGGTCTCGGCGGTCGCGCTGATCGGGGTGCCCGACGCCAAGTGGGGCGAGGTGCCGCTGGCGGTCGCGACGCTCGACCCGGGCGCCACGATCACCCCGGCCGACGTGATCGCGCGGCTGCAGGGGCGTCTCGCGAAATACAAGATCCCGCGCGAGGTCGTGTTCGTCGACGAGCTGCCGCGCACGGCCAGCGGCAAGATCCGCAAGGCCGAGCTGCGCAAGGCATACGCCTCCTGA
- a CDS encoding acyl-CoA dehydrogenase family protein → MSSIDADSAIGIDPFGFAQTRLSEPAQAALGGLREVLERDIHPLLAEAWETATMPDAVLQTLVPLHLMDPDGVDEAEATSSLYSGFRTYVLARTDASVATMYNAQSGLFRAIVEQGGSAAQVAELEPRIRSFDLRGVFALTEPDHGSDIAGGLATRARRVGEEWVLDGAKRWIGGAITADVMAVFARDDADRAVKVFLVPRDAEGVTIRTITGKVSLRPMQNAHITLEGVRVPESARLQKINGWRDVAAVLRMMRSDVAWIAAGLQAGAVEAATRYVREREQFGRPIAAFQLVQEKLARMLGNATASLAMAVQLSARQDAGDYRDENSALAKMQTARLARETVALGREVCGGNGILLSSDVARYFADAEAVYSYEGTHEINSLIVGRALTGSSAFV, encoded by the coding sequence ATGTCCTCGATCGACGCGGACTCCGCCATCGGCATCGACCCGTTCGGCTTCGCCCAGACGCGACTGAGCGAGCCCGCCCAGGCTGCGCTGGGCGGACTGCGCGAGGTGCTCGAGCGCGACATCCACCCCCTGCTGGCCGAGGCGTGGGAGACGGCGACGATGCCCGACGCGGTGCTTCAGACGCTGGTGCCGCTGCACCTGATGGACCCCGACGGGGTCGACGAGGCCGAAGCCACCTCGTCCCTGTACTCCGGCTTCCGCACCTACGTGCTCGCGCGCACGGACGCATCGGTGGCGACGATGTACAACGCGCAGTCGGGGCTGTTCCGGGCGATCGTCGAGCAGGGCGGATCGGCCGCGCAGGTCGCCGAGCTCGAGCCGCGCATTCGCTCGTTCGACCTGAGGGGCGTGTTCGCCCTCACCGAGCCCGACCACGGCTCCGACATCGCCGGAGGCCTTGCCACCCGCGCCCGCCGGGTAGGCGAGGAGTGGGTGCTGGACGGCGCGAAGCGCTGGATCGGCGGCGCGATCACTGCCGACGTCATGGCCGTGTTCGCCCGCGACGACGCCGACCGCGCGGTCAAGGTCTTCCTCGTGCCGCGCGACGCAGAAGGCGTGACGATCCGCACGATCACCGGCAAGGTGTCGCTGCGCCCGATGCAGAACGCGCACATCACCCTCGAAGGCGTGCGGGTGCCCGAATCCGCCCGCCTGCAGAAGATCAACGGCTGGCGCGACGTTGCCGCAGTCCTGCGCATGATGAGGTCGGATGTCGCCTGGATCGCGGCGGGCCTGCAGGCCGGAGCCGTCGAGGCCGCGACCCGCTACGTGCGCGAGCGTGAGCAGTTCGGACGGCCCATCGCCGCGTTCCAGCTCGTGCAGGAGAAGCTCGCGCGCATGCTGGGCAACGCCACCGCGTCGCTGGCGATGGCCGTGCAGCTGTCGGCTCGGCAGGATGCCGGCGACTACCGCGACGAGAACTCCGCGCTGGCCAAGATGCAGACCGCTCGCCTGGCGCGCGAGACGGTGGCGCTGGGCCGGGAGGTCTGCGGCGGCAACGGCATCCTGCTCTCCTCCGACGTCGCGCGCTACTTCGCCGACGCCGAAGCCGTGTACTCGTACGAGGGCACGCACGAGATCAATTCCCTCATCGTGGGACGGGCCCTGACCGGCTCGTCCGCCTTCGTCTGA
- a CDS encoding branched-chain amino acid ABC transporter permease — protein MSTTAIRVRPVLRRARWIAAIVVFVILGVIPLMLNDLTFFVQTVLAAVVVTGLSLFMGYAGQVSLGQSAFVAVGGLTVAALTVNLGVPPLVTLVLAPVLGAAVAALIGWPLLRLRGHYLAFGTLAVLLIIQTVMATVPFLGGGIGIFGIPPLSVGPIVFSGQLPYAYLALAVLAGAMAVAHNLVNSRFGRGIRAIAGSESAAASSGVPVLRSKIVVFAIAGAFAGLAGGIGAFFTPFVSQDTYPPLASFGYVIMAMVGGLGTLWGGVVGAVVLSLWLQLLSALAALPGLPPTAGPILQYAGYGLVLVVVLLLLPRGIVPSVSSVVDRWALRRQIPPLPADEHEETPVDAR, from the coding sequence ATGAGTACGACAGCCATTCGGGTGCGCCCGGTGCTGCGCCGCGCCCGCTGGATCGCGGCGATCGTCGTGTTCGTGATCCTCGGCGTGATCCCGCTGATGCTGAACGACCTGACGTTCTTCGTGCAGACAGTGCTGGCCGCGGTCGTGGTGACCGGTCTGTCGCTGTTCATGGGGTACGCCGGCCAGGTCTCACTCGGCCAGAGCGCGTTCGTCGCCGTCGGCGGGCTGACCGTCGCCGCCCTCACCGTCAACCTCGGTGTGCCGCCGCTGGTGACGCTGGTGCTCGCGCCGGTCCTCGGCGCGGCCGTGGCCGCGCTGATCGGCTGGCCGCTGCTGCGACTGCGCGGACACTACCTCGCCTTCGGCACCCTTGCGGTGCTGCTGATCATCCAGACCGTCATGGCGACGGTGCCCTTCCTCGGCGGCGGCATCGGGATCTTCGGCATTCCGCCGCTGTCGGTCGGGCCGATCGTCTTCAGCGGACAGCTGCCGTATGCGTACCTGGCGCTGGCCGTGCTGGCGGGAGCCATGGCGGTCGCGCACAACCTGGTGAACTCGCGGTTCGGCCGCGGCATCCGTGCCATCGCCGGCAGTGAGAGCGCTGCGGCCTCCAGCGGCGTGCCGGTGCTGCGCAGCAAGATCGTCGTCTTCGCCATCGCGGGCGCGTTCGCGGGCCTGGCCGGCGGGATCGGTGCGTTCTTCACGCCGTTCGTCAGCCAGGACACCTACCCGCCGCTGGCCTCGTTCGGCTACGTCATCATGGCGATGGTCGGCGGGCTGGGCACGCTCTGGGGCGGTGTGGTCGGCGCGGTCGTGCTGAGCCTGTGGCTGCAGCTGCTCAGCGCCCTGGCGGCGCTGCCCGGCCTGCCGCCGACGGCAGGTCCGATCCTGCAGTACGCCGGCTACGGCCTGGTGCTGGTCGTGGTCCTGCTGCTCCTGCCGCGTGGGATCGTGCCGTCGGTGTCGAGCGTGGTGGACCGATGGGCCCTCCGCCGCCAGATTCCGCCGCTCCCGGCCGACGAACATGAGGAGACGCCTGTCGATGCCCGATAG
- a CDS encoding ABC transporter ATP-binding protein — MMLDIADLVVRYGAATALDGVSLTVDDSELVALVGPNGAGKTSLVNAISGIVKPASGRIQVGGRVAQVPEGRQMFGELSVEDNLRLGAWRHRPKDTAPVYELLPDLQRLRKQRADTLSGGQQQMVAVGRALMAQPDLLVVDELSLGLAPMVAAQLVEHLATLNRTRGTAVLLIEQEIGLAFELCSRAYVLETGHIKAQGPTGELRNAPELQDAYFGGLDLSGAGE, encoded by the coding sequence ATGATGCTCGACATCGCGGACCTCGTCGTCCGCTACGGCGCAGCGACAGCGCTCGACGGCGTGTCGCTGACCGTCGACGACTCCGAGCTGGTGGCTCTGGTCGGCCCCAACGGGGCCGGCAAGACCTCGCTGGTCAACGCGATCTCGGGCATCGTCAAGCCGGCATCGGGCCGCATCCAGGTCGGCGGCCGCGTCGCCCAGGTGCCCGAGGGCCGGCAGATGTTCGGTGAGCTCAGCGTCGAAGACAACCTGCGCCTGGGTGCCTGGCGGCACCGCCCGAAGGACACGGCCCCGGTCTACGAACTGCTGCCGGATCTGCAGCGCCTGCGCAAGCAGCGCGCCGACACGCTCTCGGGCGGGCAGCAGCAGATGGTCGCAGTGGGCCGGGCGCTGATGGCCCAGCCCGACCTGCTGGTCGTCGACGAGCTGTCGCTGGGGCTGGCGCCGATGGTGGCCGCCCAGCTCGTCGAGCACCTCGCAACGCTCAACCGCACCCGCGGCACCGCGGTGCTGCTCATCGAACAGGAGATCGGCTTGGCGTTCGAACTGTGCTCGCGCGCGTACGTGCTCGAGACGGGCCACATCAAGGCTCAGGGCCCCACCGGCGAACTGCGCAACGCACCCGAATTGCAGGACGCCTACTTCGGCGGCCTGGACCTGTCCGGGGCGGGGGAGTGA
- a CDS encoding branched-chain amino acid ABC transporter permease codes for MQAFLTYVISGLALAGSFALVGSGMVVVYRVTHVLNFAQGMLAVFGAMISFSLLGGGLLPHGVAELVAVLCCGVIGLIIGIITIGKPGTPPMISLLITLGLGMIAEAVVVAIWGQNPISPPGVTGSIQILGVNLATQRILVFLVALVTFALLSLFFARTDIGKALTAAASNPHAARLVGINTLAMGLVAFAIAGVLGGLAGVLIAPTTAVSVSSDLPLVLSGFAAAIFGGLRSPWMTFLGAVILGVVGQLVAAYGNGSYQTPVALLMMLIIMIVRAGRMTTEEAK; via the coding sequence ATGCAGGCCTTCCTGACGTATGTGATCTCCGGCCTCGCGCTGGCCGGTTCGTTCGCCCTCGTGGGCAGCGGCATGGTCGTGGTCTACCGGGTCACCCACGTGCTCAACTTCGCCCAGGGCATGCTGGCCGTCTTCGGTGCGATGATCTCGTTCTCGCTGCTGGGCGGCGGGCTGCTCCCGCACGGCGTCGCAGAACTGGTCGCCGTGCTGTGCTGCGGCGTGATCGGACTGATCATCGGCATCATCACGATCGGCAAGCCCGGCACGCCGCCGATGATCTCGCTGCTGATCACGCTGGGCCTGGGCATGATCGCCGAGGCCGTGGTCGTGGCGATCTGGGGGCAGAACCCCATCTCGCCGCCCGGTGTGACCGGCAGCATCCAGATCCTCGGCGTCAACCTCGCCACCCAGCGCATCCTCGTCTTCCTCGTGGCGCTGGTCACCTTCGCGCTGCTGAGCCTGTTCTTCGCGCGCACCGACATCGGCAAGGCGCTGACCGCGGCCGCATCCAACCCGCATGCGGCGCGGCTGGTCGGCATCAACACGCTCGCGATGGGCTTGGTCGCCTTCGCGATCGCGGGCGTGCTGGGAGGTCTGGCCGGCGTCCTCATCGCCCCGACCACGGCGGTGTCGGTCTCATCGGACCTGCCGCTGGTGCTCAGCGGGTTCGCCGCGGCCATCTTCGGCGGACTGCGAAGCCCATGGATGACCTTCCTCGGGGCGGTGATCCTCGGGGTGGTCGGGCAGCTCGTGGCCGCGTACGGCAACGGGTCGTACCAGACTCCGGTCGCGCTGCTGATGATGCTCATCATCATGATCGTGCGTGCGGGACGGATGACGACGGAGGAGGCGAAATGA
- a CDS encoding methylenetetrahydrofolate reductase — protein MTGKDIPSLQDAASSIPAGTKINVTFLGNEDLEMRVAAAKAVKDLGFTPVPHISARRLESQAQLEEFLDRLQQIGATEHVFSVGGDPSEPAGPYPDSLSVIRTGLLQKYGAKEVSIAGYPEGHPDIADDVLWRHLEDKSQALKEHGLDAVVLTQFSFDTDPVTTWIDQVRSRGIASEIRIGTPGPAGIKRLLGFARRFGIGANAMIVKKYGFSLTNLMGTAGPERFVSDLSSLTGADPAREPVKLHFYTFGGLRASAEWVHEYRFAQS, from the coding sequence ATGACCGGCAAAGACATTCCCAGCCTGCAGGATGCGGCATCCTCGATCCCCGCGGGGACGAAGATCAACGTGACATTCCTCGGCAACGAAGACCTCGAGATGCGGGTCGCGGCCGCGAAGGCCGTGAAGGATCTCGGCTTCACGCCCGTGCCGCACATCTCGGCTCGGCGGCTGGAGAGCCAGGCCCAGCTCGAGGAGTTCCTCGACCGGCTTCAGCAGATCGGCGCCACCGAGCACGTGTTCAGCGTGGGCGGCGACCCGAGTGAGCCCGCCGGCCCCTACCCCGACTCGCTGAGCGTGATCCGCACCGGCCTGCTGCAGAAGTACGGCGCCAAAGAGGTCTCGATCGCCGGCTACCCCGAGGGCCACCCCGACATCGCCGACGACGTGCTGTGGCGGCACCTCGAAGACAAGTCGCAAGCGCTGAAAGAGCACGGGCTGGATGCCGTGGTCCTCACGCAGTTCTCGTTCGACACCGACCCGGTCACGACGTGGATCGACCAGGTGCGCTCACGCGGCATCGCCAGCGAGATCCGCATCGGCACTCCGGGACCGGCCGGCATCAAGCGCCTGCTGGGGTTCGCCCGCCGGTTCGGGATCGGCGCCAACGCCATGATCGTCAAGAAGTACGGTTTCAGCCTGACGAACCTGATGGGCACCGCCGGCCCCGAGCGCTTCGTGTCGGACCTGTCGTCGCTGACCGGCGCAGACCCGGCCCGGGAGCCCGTCAAGCTGCACTTCTATACGTTCGGCGGGCTGCGAGCCAGCGCCGAATGGGTGCACGAATACCGGTTCGCACAGTCCTGA
- a CDS encoding MaoC family dehydratase, producing the protein MTTTVDYADLPSLVGKDLGYTDWLEITQEQVNTFADATDDHQWIHTDPERAKDGPFGGAIAHGFLTLSLLIPLWTQLLEVEGVSTKVNYGLDKVRFVSPVKVGARIRMTATIAEAHEVTGGYQLVVDATIETEGGTKPAVVARSLQRLYA; encoded by the coding sequence ATGACCACCACCGTCGACTACGCCGATCTGCCCAGCCTCGTCGGGAAGGACCTCGGCTACACCGATTGGCTCGAGATCACGCAGGAGCAGGTGAACACGTTCGCCGACGCGACCGATGACCACCAGTGGATCCACACCGACCCCGAGCGCGCGAAGGACGGACCGTTCGGCGGCGCGATCGCGCACGGCTTCCTCACCCTGTCGCTGCTGATCCCGCTGTGGACCCAGCTGCTGGAGGTCGAGGGGGTGTCCACCAAGGTCAACTACGGGCTCGACAAGGTGCGGTTCGTCTCGCCGGTCAAGGTCGGCGCGCGCATCCGGATGACCGCGACCATCGCCGAGGCGCACGAGGTCACCGGCGGCTACCAGCTGGTGGTCGACGCGACGATCGAGACCGAGGGCGGCACGAAGCCCGCCGTCGTCGCGCGCAGTCTGCAGCGCCTGTACGCCTGA
- a CDS encoding ABC transporter ATP-binding protein: MLEVDRLSRAFGGVYANRDVTLSVADGELRGVIGPNGAGKSTLFTMISGHLHANSGRITLDGEHIDRLAPHQRARLGVAIVFQGARLFPGMSVLANVAVGANARTRAGAVSAALRLPRHRREEREIFADAHEALARVGLSDWADRDAEQLPLGQQRRLQLARALTARPKLLLLDEPASGLRSGERRELSHLIRELHRDGMTIMLIEHDVSMVTSLADRITVLDLGEVIADGTPDEIRRNPKVISAYLGTAAAT, from the coding sequence ATGCTCGAGGTGGACCGGCTCTCCCGGGCGTTCGGCGGCGTGTACGCGAACCGGGATGTGACACTCAGCGTCGCCGACGGCGAACTGCGGGGTGTGATCGGCCCGAACGGTGCGGGCAAGTCGACGCTGTTCACGATGATCAGCGGACACTTGCACGCCAATTCGGGTCGCATCACCCTCGACGGCGAGCACATCGACCGGCTTGCCCCGCACCAGCGGGCCCGGTTGGGCGTCGCGATCGTGTTCCAGGGGGCGCGGCTGTTCCCCGGGATGTCGGTCCTGGCCAATGTCGCGGTGGGCGCGAATGCCCGCACCCGCGCGGGCGCGGTCAGCGCCGCCCTGCGCCTGCCGCGGCACCGGCGGGAGGAGCGCGAGATCTTCGCCGACGCGCACGAGGCACTCGCGCGCGTCGGGCTGAGCGACTGGGCCGACCGCGATGCCGAGCAGCTGCCCCTCGGACAGCAGCGCAGGCTTCAGCTGGCCCGTGCGCTGACCGCACGGCCGAAGCTGCTGCTGCTGGACGAGCCGGCCTCGGGGCTGAGATCGGGCGAGCGGCGCGAACTGTCGCACCTGATCCGCGAGCTGCACCGCGACGGGATGACGATCATGCTGATCGAGCACGACGTGTCGATGGTCACGAGTCTGGCCGATCGGATCACGGTGCTCGACCTCGGTGAGGTCATCGCCGACGGCACGCCCGACGAGATCCGGCGCAACCCGAAGGTGATCTCCGCATATCTGGGGACGGCGGCGGCGACATGA